The following proteins come from a genomic window of Montipora capricornis isolate CH-2021 chromosome 9, ASM3666992v2, whole genome shotgun sequence:
- the LOC138015529 gene encoding uncharacterized protein, translating to MNTDEMSSKKDDLVQRFGVSATISDDPDERKNVENSTLLNVNDGAVAGNSTKPRFRRHSVSSYIPVSKQTKSPENDNVEAPRSSNPTALLNRRRKISLPSSPIYDDGSGETPSSEDTTSNANAFDAFFGLRRRRKYSLPSTSRKNGPDQFFEGARMQIGESEVNLDTCVPVFAKEAMRNRKSENITPLTRTEFNRWMFDIMDANIAGCQGCLSRQRRISLPVLKVDGPGSDGAVSNCNAVTDDPDSSHLAAMPRVKSSLLAHQRDNLSTWTPRN from the coding sequence ATGAACACTGATGAAATGAGCTCGAAAAAGGATGATTTGGTGCAAAGGTTTGGGGTCTCTGCAACTATATCGGACGACCCCGACGAAAGAAAAAATGTAGAAAACAGTACCTTACTCAATGTTAATGATGGTGCTGTTGCTGGCAACTCCACTAAACCTCGTTTCCGGAGACATTCAGTAAGCAGTTACATTCCAGTGTCCAAGCAGACCAAAAGCCCTGAGAACGATAATGTGGAGGCACCTCGCTCGTCCAATCCTACAGCTTTATTGAATCGTCGACGAAAGATTTCGCTGCCAAGTTCCCCAATTTATGATGATGGATCTGGTGAGACGCCTTCTAGCGAAGACACCACAAGCAATGCTAATGCTTTTGATGCTTTTTTTGGACTACGGCGTCGAAGGAAATATTCTCTTCCATCGACTTCCAGGAAAAATGGACCTGACCAGTTCTTTGAGGGTGCGAGGATGCAAATAGGAGAGAGTGAAGTCAATCTCGATACATGTGTCCCTGTGTTTGCTAAGGAAGCTATGAGAAACAGAAAAAGTGAAAATATCACTCCTTTGACAAGAACTGAATTTAATAGGTGGATGTTTGACATAATGGACGCTAACATTGCGGGATGTCAAGGATGTTTAAGTCGACAGAGACGTATAAGCTTACCTGTTCTGAAAGTAGATGGGCCGGGTTCAGATGGTGCGGTCTCAAACTGCAACGCTGTGACTGACGATCCGGACAGTAGCCACTTGGCAGCAATGCCTCGCGTTAAAAGTAGTTTACTCGCACACCAAAGGGATAACCTGTCTACATGGACACCTAGAAACTAA